In a single window of the Candidatus Persebacteraceae bacterium Df01 genome:
- the selD gene encoding selenide, water dikinase SelD — protein MTTDYKTRLTTLATTGGCGCKIAPRQLRDILDQAGIIAPMDTPEALLVGSDGADDAAVWQLNNDCAIAATADFFAPMVDSPRDFGRIAATNALSDIYAMGARPLLALALTAMPRNKISSKDIANILAGGRETCRAAGVVIAGGHSIDTAEPLYGLAVLGQAHPNHILTNGGAKVGDTVILGKSLGVGLMSAAHKKSELTESDYAQMVESMTQLNSAGTELATIDGVHAMTDVTGFGLLGHMLEMCKASNCQAHLNSAAVPCFERARQLAQDGAATGASTRNWQSYGNDIHGNFEQWQRTLLTDPQTAGGLLIACAPTATKKVIASLRKNGSTVACVVAHMEEGNGIFIS, from the coding sequence ATGACCACAGATTATAAAACGCGCTTAACGACATTAGCCACCACTGGCGGATGCGGTTGCAAAATAGCCCCACGTCAATTACGTGACATTCTTGATCAAGCCGGCATAATAGCGCCTATGGACACACCGGAGGCACTACTGGTGGGTTCGGATGGCGCCGATGATGCTGCCGTGTGGCAGTTAAATAATGATTGCGCTATCGCCGCCACTGCCGATTTTTTTGCTCCAATGGTAGATTCCCCGCGCGACTTTGGTCGTATTGCCGCCACCAATGCACTATCCGACATTTATGCGATGGGAGCGCGCCCATTGCTCGCACTAGCACTTACTGCCATGCCACGCAACAAAATTTCTTCAAAGGATATCGCAAATATATTGGCTGGCGGTCGCGAAACTTGCCGAGCAGCGGGAGTAGTGATTGCCGGCGGACATTCCATTGACACAGCGGAACCGCTATATGGACTGGCAGTGCTGGGGCAAGCACACCCAAATCACATTCTCACTAATGGCGGCGCAAAAGTCGGCGATACCGTAATACTGGGAAAATCTTTGGGCGTCGGGTTGATGAGTGCCGCGCACAAAAAGAGCGAATTGACCGAAAGTGATTATGCGCAAATGGTGGAAAGTATGACTCAACTCAACAGTGCCGGTACAGAATTAGCAACCATTGACGGTGTTCACGCCATGACCGACGTAACCGGTTTTGGCTTGCTGGGACACATGTTAGAAATGTGCAAAGCTTCAAACTGTCAAGCGCATTTAAATTCAGCAGCGGTACCATGTTTTGAACGTGCGCGCCAACTAGCACAAGATGGTGCAGCAACCGGAGCGTCAACACGTAATTGGCAAAGTTACGGCAATGACATCCATGGTAATTTTGAGCAATGGCAACGCACTTTGCTCACCGATCCACAAACTGCCGGCGGATTGCTTATTGCCTGCGCTCCTACCGCCACAAAAAAAGTAATCGCCTCGCTACGCAAAAATGGCAGCACTGTCGCATGTGTCGTCGCTCATATGGAAGAAGGTAATGGCATTTTTATTTCCTAG
- the mnmH gene encoding tRNA 2-selenouridine(34) synthase MnmH, with protein sequence MNYPWHGFDEIIDVRSPKEYTEDCIPGAVNLPALSDAERAAVGTMHKNSPFAARRYGAGLLAANLAAYLQTHMLERPATWRPLVYCWRGGQRSGAVVDVLQRIGWKAQQLSGGYKAYRHEIINGIALLAARPSWRVLTGKTGVGKTRLLAVLRQLGATVVDLEALAEHRGSAFGRLSEQPSQRQFESRLFTALINLPTDGPVFVEAESRKIGCIHLPQPLLIALRAAPTMQIKAELIYRTTHIINDYQEMREDAAFASAMEVVGKYMERQRLAQWCRWQQAGEWEQLVADLLVSFYDVGYRQSLSTNYAATGDCYHVNPNDNESLEEVARALIAHSTTQHFSSDKIEVC encoded by the coding sequence ATGAATTATCCTTGGCATGGATTTGACGAAATTATAGATGTTCGTTCACCAAAAGAATATACCGAAGATTGTATTCCGGGTGCGGTTAATCTTCCGGCGCTTTCTGATGCTGAGCGCGCTGCCGTTGGCACCATGCACAAAAATTCGCCATTCGCCGCTCGTCGTTATGGTGCTGGGTTGTTGGCAGCTAATTTGGCGGCATACTTGCAAACGCATATGCTGGAGCGTCCAGCAACGTGGCGGCCTTTGGTGTATTGTTGGCGCGGAGGTCAGCGCAGTGGGGCTGTAGTAGATGTGTTGCAACGCATTGGCTGGAAAGCACAGCAGTTATCGGGCGGTTATAAAGCGTACCGGCACGAAATAATCAATGGCATTGCACTGCTTGCGGCGCGTCCGTCGTGGCGAGTGCTTACCGGTAAAACCGGCGTTGGCAAAACGCGCCTATTAGCGGTGTTGCGTCAATTGGGCGCTACGGTCGTGGACTTAGAGGCACTTGCCGAGCACCGTGGTTCAGCTTTTGGTAGGTTGAGCGAGCAGCCATCTCAGCGTCAATTTGAGAGTCGGTTGTTTACAGCATTGATAAATTTGCCAACTGATGGACCAGTATTTGTAGAGGCGGAAAGCCGTAAAATCGGTTGTATTCACTTGCCGCAGCCATTGCTGATTGCCTTGCGAGCCGCTCCCACTATGCAAATTAAGGCTGAATTGATATACCGCACAACACATATTATTAATGATTATCAGGAAATGAGAGAAGATGCCGCCTTTGCCTCTGCTATGGAAGTTGTTGGCAAATATATGGAGCGACAGCGGCTCGCACAGTGGTGTAGGTGGCAGCAAGCTGGAGAGTGGGAACAACTGGTGGCTGATTTACTGGTGTCGTTTTATGATGTGGGTTACCGACAATCACTCAGTACTAATTATGCGGCCACTGGTGATTGTTACCATGTTAACCCCAATGACAATGAATCGCTGGAAGAGGTGGCGCGGGCACTTATTGCCCATAGCACTACTCAACATTTCAGCAGTGATAAGATAGAGGTATGTTAA
- a CDS encoding polyhydroxyalkanoate synthesis repressor PhaR, producing the protein MTERVIKKYSNRRLYDTLQSRYITLNELKAMVVNGEKFRICESKTNEDLTCATLLQVLLSEEGDKKPVFSESSLRNLVVFMNGPMRGPMSIYLEQCLPIFVEAQSKLEERFGSSLGASEIENIAVLQSKMTRQILEQYVFHGIENFLGAQQQMQQNMKDMMTGNMFGMPNFFKPPDKE; encoded by the coding sequence ATGACTGAGCGCGTTATTAAAAAATATTCTAATCGGCGGTTGTACGACACTTTACAAAGTCGCTATATCACCTTAAATGAACTCAAAGCAATGGTAGTAAACGGCGAAAAGTTCCGTATTTGCGAGTCTAAAACCAACGAAGATCTTACATGTGCTACGCTTTTACAGGTGTTGCTGTCCGAAGAAGGCGACAAAAAACCAGTGTTTTCAGAAAGCAGTCTGCGCAATCTGGTGGTCTTTATGAATGGCCCGATGCGAGGACCTATGTCTATTTATTTGGAGCAGTGCTTGCCAATTTTTGTGGAAGCGCAAAGCAAGCTGGAAGAAAGATTTGGTTCGTCACTGGGAGCTTCCGAAATAGAAAATATCGCCGTTTTGCAAAGCAAAATGACGCGACAGATATTGGAACAATATGTGTTTCACGGGATTGAAAATTTTCTTGGTGCGCAACAGCAAATGCAGCAGAACATGAAAGACATGATGACAGGAAATATGTTTGGAATGCCTAATTTTTTCAAGCCTCCAGATAAGGAATAG